A window of Candidatus Caccoplasma merdavium contains these coding sequences:
- a CDS encoding glycoside hydrolase 43 family protein, with protein MKKPILAALLFTIAVAGAPAQSTTAWGDQGNGTYVNPILNADYSDPDVIRVGEKYYMVCSDFHYIGMPVLESDDMVNWTIISQVYDRFDYPKWDDNRRFAGGSWAPAIRYHDGKFWVFFCTPHEGLFMSTATDPHGPWAPLHRVVAVEKWEDPCPFWDEDGQAYLGRSRHGAGPIILHKMSPDGRELLDDGVTVYTGPVAEGTKIYKRDGYYYISIPEGGVEVGWQTVLRSRNIYGPYEKKVVMEQGSTPVNGPHQGALVDTPDGEWWFFHFQFVQPIGRVVHLQPAHWKDGWPAIGVDIDMNGIGEPVRVWTKPRIATAGGDITLPQSSDDFAAPRLGVQWQYNHNPRPECVSLTARKGWLRLTALQADSLKASHNMLSQKTMGYHSEATTRLDLSRMAEGQRAGLLCAGNLFNGIGVLCKQGKKIIYLEKDGRVEEIAPVGGKTIYLRAVIDYPANSHRLYYSTDGKRYVEAGEPYALRFGSWKGSRVGLYTYNVEGDGGVADFDFFTYTTDGPGAK; from the coding sequence ATGAAAAAACCGATTCTTGCCGCCTTGCTTTTTACCATCGCCGTCGCGGGAGCGCCTGCCCAGTCGACCACCGCTTGGGGCGACCAGGGCAACGGCACCTATGTGAACCCGATTCTCAACGCCGACTATTCCGACCCCGATGTGATACGCGTGGGCGAGAAGTATTATATGGTATGTTCCGACTTCCACTACATCGGTATGCCCGTTCTGGAGTCGGATGACATGGTCAACTGGACCATCATCTCCCAGGTCTATGACCGCTTCGACTATCCCAAGTGGGACGACAACCGCCGTTTTGCCGGCGGTTCCTGGGCTCCTGCCATACGTTACCACGACGGTAAGTTCTGGGTCTTCTTCTGCACCCCGCACGAAGGGCTCTTCATGAGCACGGCCACCGACCCGCACGGGCCGTGGGCACCGCTGCACCGGGTCGTGGCCGTCGAGAAGTGGGAAGACCCGTGCCCCTTCTGGGACGAGGACGGGCAGGCTTATCTCGGCCGCAGCCGACATGGGGCAGGCCCCATTATCCTGCACAAGATGAGCCCCGACGGGCGTGAACTGCTCGACGACGGGGTTACCGTATATACCGGCCCCGTAGCCGAAGGCACGAAGATATACAAGCGCGACGGCTATTACTACATCAGCATACCCGAAGGCGGGGTGGAAGTGGGCTGGCAGACGGTGCTCCGCTCCCGCAACATCTATGGTCCCTATGAGAAAAAAGTGGTGATGGAGCAGGGGAGCACCCCCGTCAACGGCCCGCACCAGGGGGCGCTGGTCGACACGCCCGACGGGGAGTGGTGGTTTTTCCACTTCCAGTTTGTGCAGCCCATCGGCCGCGTGGTGCATTTGCAGCCGGCGCACTGGAAAGACGGTTGGCCGGCCATCGGGGTCGACATCGACATGAACGGCATCGGCGAGCCGGTGCGGGTGTGGACCAAGCCGCGCATCGCCACGGCCGGCGGCGACATTACGCTGCCCCAGTCGAGCGACGATTTCGCCGCACCCCGTCTCGGCGTGCAGTGGCAATACAACCACAACCCGCGCCCCGAGTGCGTGTCGCTTACCGCCCGCAAGGGGTGGCTGCGTCTCACCGCCTTGCAGGCCGACAGCCTGAAAGCCTCGCACAACATGCTCTCGCAAAAGACCATGGGCTATCACTCCGAGGCGACGACCCGCCTCGACCTCTCGCGCATGGCCGAGGGTCAGCGGGCCGGACTGCTCTGCGCCGGCAACCTTTTCAATGGTATCGGCGTGCTCTGCAAGCAGGGCAAGAAAATCATTTACTTGGAGAAAGACGGACGTGTGGAGGAGATAGCGCCGGTGGGCGGAAAGACCATTTATCTGCGTGCGGTCATCGACTATCCGGCCAACAGCCATCGGCTCTATTACAGCACCGACGGCAAACGCTATGTCGAGGCCGGAGAGCCTTATGCCCTCCGGTTCGGCAGTTGGAAAGGCTCCCGTGTGGGACTTTATACCTACAATGTCGAGGGTGACGGCGGCGTGGCCGATTTCGACTTCTTCACCTACACCACCGACGGTCCCGGAGCCAAATAG
- a CDS encoding PD-(D/E)XK nuclease family protein, which produces MLDRQIERKLDSIIEKLNRVQGLIYFIIEDTLCLISNIVEKVQKEKDKIPYQINVISSAVCGKNLRETAHSRILVDLLRNKEIRSSFIKFFFEKFNLDISDSDYIPPPDTNRIDTTIKGKDYYIIIENKINDAPEQCGQIYRYVQIAREEYDINQIYVLYLNRDTNIPPTVYSLSKDGTGIVLIDKVLNERLICHSYKHSIIKWLKSINNKKDFLVNQPYLQSAIVQYLDYLENIFQTTNIYKPMNAEIEKLLIQKLELDSLSNCSERVSKINEQIENTEFLIEKLQMLKESEVWKLWNTLFKEQYGLKLHIEENAYNGKNIGFDFLYKKSRMRCCIQEEDNVPYWGIFQYDGNAKLSTVKFFNSLIQQHSDLMCINNNKLQDNWPIWNWTNLDNGFFDFSKLADIIIKESKRENSEIIFITD; this is translated from the coding sequence ATGTTAGATAGGCAGATAGAAAGAAAGTTAGATAGTATTATAGAAAAATTGAATCGTGTTCAAGGTTTAATATATTTTATAATTGAAGATACTTTATGTTTAATATCGAATATCGTTGAAAAAGTTCAAAAAGAGAAAGATAAGATACCTTATCAAATAAATGTAATCTCTTCTGCTGTTTGTGGAAAAAATTTAAGAGAAACGGCACATAGCCGTATTTTAGTTGATTTACTTCGTAATAAAGAGATACGATCTTCTTTCATAAAGTTTTTCTTTGAGAAATTTAATCTTGATATTTCTGATTCAGATTATATACCTCCTCCTGACACAAATAGAATAGATACGACTATTAAAGGTAAAGATTATTATATAATTATAGAGAATAAAATTAATGATGCGCCGGAGCAATGTGGACAAATTTATCGTTATGTCCAAATCGCAAGAGAAGAATATGATATTAATCAAATTTATGTGTTGTATCTAAATAGAGATACAAATATACCTCCGACTGTTTATTCTTTATCAAAAGATGGAACAGGAATAGTATTGATTGATAAAGTATTGAATGAAAGATTAATATGCCATTCATATAAACATTCCATAATTAAATGGTTGAAATCTATAAATAATAAAAAAGATTTTCTTGTTAATCAGCCTTATTTGCAAAGTGCAATAGTGCAATATTTAGATTATCTTGAAAATATTTTTCAGACAACAAACATATATAAGCCAATGAATGCGGAAATTGAAAAACTTCTGATTCAAAAATTAGAATTAGATTCGTTGAGTAATTGTAGTGAACGTGTTAGCAAAATTAATGAACAGATTGAAAATACGGAGTTTTTGATAGAGAAACTACAAATGCTAAAAGAATCAGAGGTTTGGAAGTTATGGAATACCTTATTTAAGGAGCAATACGGTTTAAAATTGCATATAGAGGAGAATGCTTATAATGGAAAGAACATAGGATTTGATTTTCTATACAAGAAAAGTAGAATGAGATGTTGTATTCAAGAAGAGGATAATGTTCCATATTGGGGTATATTTCAATATGATGGAAATGCAAAATTATCAACTGTTAAGTTTTTCAATTCTCTCATACAGCAACATTCAGATTTAATGTGCATTAATAATAATAAACTCCAAGATAACTGGCCAATTTGGAATTGGACGAATCTTGATAATGGATTTTTTGATTTTTCAAAGTTGGCGGATATTATCATAAAGGAAAGCAAAAGAGAAAATAGTGAAATTATTTTTATTACGGATTAA
- a CDS encoding rubrerythrin family protein produces the protein MRLKGTITEQNLLKAFAGESQARNRYTFFAQTAKEEGYEQIAAIFAETADQELAHARRFFDFLDEGGMVTIEAEYPAGRIGKTKENLYEAAEGELLEWSDLYSNFSTIAVDEGFKDVAAAFRAIARVEEFHEWRYRQLLSRIEEHEVFRREEPIKWQCRHCGYVHEGLNPPEKCPACLHPKAYFEPKRLNY, from the coding sequence ATGAGATTGAAAGGAACCATTACCGAACAAAACCTGCTGAAAGCCTTTGCCGGCGAATCGCAAGCCCGCAACCGCTACACGTTTTTCGCCCAGACGGCCAAGGAAGAAGGTTATGAACAGATTGCCGCCATCTTCGCCGAAACGGCCGACCAGGAACTGGCTCACGCCCGCCGATTTTTTGATTTTCTCGACGAGGGCGGCATGGTAACCATCGAGGCCGAATATCCGGCCGGCCGCATCGGGAAAACCAAGGAAAACCTCTACGAAGCCGCCGAAGGAGAACTGCTTGAATGGTCGGACCTGTATAGCAACTTCTCTACCATCGCCGTCGACGAGGGGTTCAAAGACGTGGCCGCCGCCTTCCGCGCCATAGCCCGCGTCGAGGAGTTCCACGAGTGGCGCTACCGCCAGCTGCTCTCCCGCATCGAAGAGCACGAAGTGTTCCGCCGCGAGGAGCCCATCAAGTGGCAATGCCGCCATTGCGGTTATGTGCACGAGGGTCTCAACCCGCCCGAGAAATGCCCCGCCTGCCTGCACCCCAAAGCCTATTTCGAACCCAAACGGTTGAACTATTAA
- a CDS encoding MFS transporter gives MEKEKLWTPSFLAIGGGSFLLFFAFYLLLPILPLYLMERFEANESAVGMVLSLYTVTALFMRPFAGFMVDTFPRKRLMLICYAVFTCIFGGYLLAASILTFAMIRALHGFSFGIVSVANSTVAIDVMPSSRRGEGIGYFGVCSNLAMAVGPTVSLYLLEASHNYDTIFWVSLLSCCVGFVLVTTVRVPVKERQPRPVTDHISFDRFFLVKGTSGAIAVSMLSFSYGMLSTYLAIYGKNEVGMDSGTGVFFMLMAFGLIFSRLLSGKFLNKGYINRLIQVGIVILFVGYSLFIFVKMPVTYYLSAAVLGMGYGFVCPSFQTYFINLAEHNQRGTANSTYLTSWDLGVGLGVLIGGGIADISDYTTAYTASLVILFVGYFFFRYISAPYFTRHKLR, from the coding sequence ATGGAGAAAGAAAAATTATGGACCCCGTCGTTCTTGGCCATCGGAGGAGGCAGTTTCCTGCTCTTCTTTGCCTTCTACCTGTTGTTGCCCATACTTCCGCTCTACCTCATGGAGCGTTTCGAAGCCAATGAGTCGGCCGTGGGCATGGTCTTGTCTCTCTACACCGTAACGGCGCTTTTCATGCGTCCGTTTGCCGGGTTCATGGTCGACACCTTCCCCCGGAAACGGTTGATGCTCATCTGTTATGCCGTGTTTACCTGCATCTTCGGCGGTTATCTGTTGGCGGCATCGATACTGACTTTTGCCATGATACGCGCCTTGCACGGCTTCTCTTTCGGCATCGTGAGTGTGGCCAACAGTACCGTGGCCATCGACGTCATGCCCTCGTCGCGCCGTGGCGAAGGTATCGGATATTTTGGGGTGTGCAGCAACCTGGCCATGGCCGTGGGGCCTACGGTCTCGCTCTATCTGCTCGAAGCCTCGCACAATTACGACACGATATTCTGGGTGTCGTTGCTCTCGTGCTGCGTGGGCTTTGTGCTGGTGACGACGGTGCGCGTGCCGGTCAAGGAACGGCAACCCCGGCCGGTGACCGACCACATCTCGTTCGACCGTTTTTTCCTCGTAAAAGGTACCTCGGGAGCCATCGCGGTGAGCATGCTCTCGTTCAGCTACGGCATGCTCTCGACCTACCTGGCCATCTATGGGAAAAACGAGGTGGGTATGGATTCGGGCACGGGCGTCTTTTTCATGCTCATGGCCTTCGGCCTCATCTTCTCCCGCCTTCTCTCGGGAAAATTCCTCAACAAGGGTTACATCAACCGGCTCATACAGGTGGGCATCGTGATACTCTTTGTCGGCTATTCTCTCTTTATCTTTGTGAAGATGCCGGTCACCTATTACCTCTCGGCCGCGGTGCTGGGCATGGGGTATGGCTTTGTGTGCCCTTCGTTCCAAACCTATTTCATCAACCTGGCCGAGCACAACCAGCGGGGAACGGCCAACTCCACTTACCTCACCTCATGGGACTTGGGCGTGGGGCTTGGCGTGCTCATCGGCGGTGGTATTGCCGACATCTCCGACTACACGACCGCCTACACCGCTTCACTGGTGATACTTTTTGTCGGCTATTTCTTCTTTCGGTACATATCGGCACCCTATTTCACGCGACATAAGTTGCGCTGA
- a CDS encoding cell division protein FtsX → MAKSKKKKYNSFFGARLTSTISTSLVLFLLGIIALMGGVATQLTHYVRENMGFSVVLDENVTDAQIKTLEKRLSAAPYARQVHFISKADALRELYIELGENPEDLLGYNPLRPSFEVKLHSDYADAAYLAQIDKNLRSAYSYVENVSYQKDLIELVNDNLRLIGLILVGIALVMTIISVVLIANTVSLVAYSKRFLLHTMELVGATPAFIRRPFVRSHVVDGIFGALIANALLGGVLYYMSRELTGFASLLDREMLLVIGAGIVLVGIVLSYLAARIAVRRYLRTDRDKLYYM, encoded by the coding sequence ATGGCGAAATCGAAAAAGAAAAAATACAACTCGTTTTTCGGAGCGCGACTCACGTCGACCATCAGCACCTCCCTGGTGCTTTTCCTCTTGGGGATAATCGCCCTCATGGGGGGCGTTGCCACACAACTCACCCACTATGTGCGTGAAAACATGGGCTTCTCGGTCGTCCTAGACGAAAACGTTACCGATGCCCAGATAAAAACGTTGGAAAAACGTCTTTCGGCCGCCCCGTATGCCCGGCAGGTGCATTTCATTTCCAAGGCCGACGCCCTGCGCGAGCTCTACATCGAGCTGGGCGAAAACCCCGAAGACCTCTTGGGTTACAATCCGCTGCGTCCCTCGTTCGAGGTGAAGTTGCACAGCGACTATGCCGATGCGGCATATTTGGCTCAAATCGACAAGAACCTGCGCAGCGCCTATTCCTACGTCGAAAATGTCTCCTATCAGAAAGACCTCATAGAGCTGGTCAATGACAATTTGCGTCTCATCGGTCTCATACTCGTGGGTATAGCCCTTGTCATGACCATCATATCGGTGGTGCTTATTGCCAACACCGTGAGCCTGGTGGCCTACTCCAAGCGATTCTTGCTGCACACCATGGAGCTGGTCGGCGCCACGCCGGCTTTTATCCGCCGGCCCTTTGTGCGTTCGCATGTCGTCGACGGCATCTTCGGCGCACTTATTGCCAATGCTTTGTTGGGCGGGGTGCTTTACTACATGAGCCGCGAATTGACCGGTTTTGCCTCGTTGCTCGACAGGGAGATGCTGCTTGTCATCGGGGCGGGCATCGTGCTGGTGGGCATCGTGCTCTCCTACCTGGCCGCCCGCATCGCCGTGCGGCGTTACCTGCGTACCGACCGGGACAAACTTTATTATATGTAA
- a CDS encoding DUF3098 domain-containing protein, whose product MKTGRVVSPLTGKKTEKTDPRLFALGRSNLKLIAAAFAVIIIGFVLMAGPGSTPEHYNPDIFSFRRIVLAPTISFLGFVFMVFAILYKDPEKKHNTDKE is encoded by the coding sequence ATGAAAACAGGAAGAGTCGTTTCTCCCCTCACCGGGAAAAAAACAGAAAAAACCGACCCCCGGCTTTTTGCCCTCGGACGTAGCAACTTGAAGTTGATTGCCGCAGCCTTCGCCGTGATTATCATAGGCTTTGTGTTGATGGCCGGCCCCGGTTCCACTCCCGAGCATTACAATCCCGACATTTTCAGTTTCCGGCGCATCGTCCTGGCTCCGACGATTTCCTTCCTCGGATTTGTTTTCATGGTGTTTGCCATTCTCTACAAGGACCCCGAAAAAAAACATAATACCGATAAAGAATGA
- a CDS encoding undecaprenyl-diphosphate phosphatase yields MTWLDALWLGLLQGLTEYLPVSSSGHLEIANTLLGIQGSDNLTFAVVVHAATVCSTLVVLWREIAGLFAGVFRFRWNEETQYVAKIFLSMIPVGIVGLFFKEEVESVFGNGLLVVGIMLLVTALLLTFAHYARPRRKEKISYKDAIIIGLAQACAVMPGLSRSGTTIATGLMLGDKKEQVARFSFLMVIIPILGEALLELMKGEFSPAESGISVSAMIVGFLAAFVSGCVACKWMLRLVQNGKLVWFALYCVLMAAFCIGHSLLA; encoded by the coding sequence ATGACGTGGCTCGACGCTTTGTGGCTGGGACTCTTGCAGGGTCTCACCGAATACCTTCCCGTGAGCAGCAGCGGGCATCTCGAAATAGCCAACACCCTCTTGGGTATCCAGGGTAGCGACAACCTCACTTTCGCCGTGGTGGTGCATGCCGCCACGGTGTGCAGCACGCTGGTGGTGTTGTGGCGCGAGATTGCCGGGCTCTTTGCCGGTGTGTTCCGTTTTCGCTGGAACGAAGAGACACAGTATGTGGCCAAGATTTTCCTTTCGATGATTCCCGTGGGCATCGTGGGGCTCTTCTTCAAGGAAGAGGTTGAGAGTGTTTTCGGCAACGGCCTGCTCGTTGTCGGCATCATGCTTCTCGTCACGGCGTTGTTGCTCACCTTTGCCCACTATGCCCGTCCCCGCCGGAAAGAGAAAATTTCCTACAAGGACGCCATCATCATCGGTCTGGCGCAAGCCTGTGCCGTGATGCCGGGACTCTCTCGTTCGGGTACGACGATTGCCACCGGCCTCATGCTGGGTGACAAGAAAGAACAGGTGGCCCGTTTCTCGTTCCTCATGGTGATAATCCCCATACTCGGCGAGGCTCTCCTCGAACTGATGAAGGGGGAGTTCTCTCCGGCCGAATCGGGAATTTCCGTCTCGGCCATGATTGTCGGATTCCTGGCTGCTTTTGTCTCGGGCTGCGTGGCCTGCAAATGGATGCTCCGTTTGGTGCAGAACGGCAAGCTCGTGTGGTTTGCCCTCTATTGTGTGCTCATGGCCGCCTTCTGCATCGGCCATTCGTTGCTGGCCTGA
- the truB gene encoding tRNA pseudouridine(55) synthase TruB, protein MDFQEGEILYFDKPLHWTSFKLVKTLRNTISRAYGLKKIKVGHAGTLDPLASGVMIVCTGKATKLIESFQYQTKEYVATLRLGATTPSHDLETEIDATYPTGHITRELVEQTLTRFVGTISQVPPAFSACKVDGRRAYRMARKGQAVELKPKELVIDEIELLDFTPDTLRIRIVCSKGTYIRALARDLGEALGSGAHLIGLVRTRVGDVTLDRCLSVDDIDRVVAESLARQAEIPPAEESKNQQTE, encoded by the coding sequence ATGGATTTTCAAGAAGGGGAGATATTATATTTCGACAAGCCGTTGCATTGGACCTCGTTCAAGCTCGTGAAGACGCTGCGCAACACCATATCCCGTGCCTACGGCCTCAAAAAAATCAAGGTAGGACATGCCGGCACGCTCGACCCGCTGGCTTCGGGTGTCATGATTGTCTGCACGGGAAAGGCCACAAAGCTCATCGAGAGTTTCCAGTATCAGACCAAAGAATATGTTGCCACCCTGCGCCTCGGCGCCACGACACCGTCGCACGACCTCGAAACCGAAATCGATGCCACCTATCCCACCGGGCACATCACCCGTGAGTTGGTGGAGCAGACGTTGACCCGCTTTGTCGGCACCATCAGCCAGGTACCGCCGGCTTTCTCGGCCTGCAAGGTCGATGGCCGCCGGGCTTACAGAATGGCCCGTAAGGGGCAGGCCGTGGAGCTCAAACCCAAAGAGTTGGTCATCGACGAAATAGAGTTGCTCGATTTCACCCCCGACACCTTGCGCATACGCATCGTGTGCAGCAAGGGCACTTACATACGCGCCTTGGCCCGTGACCTGGGCGAGGCATTGGGCAGCGGCGCACACCTCATAGGGCTGGTGCGCACCCGGGTGGGCGATGTGACCCTCGACCGTTGCCTCTCGGTCGACGACATCGACCGCGTCGTTGCCGAGTCGCTTGCCCGGCAGGCCGAAATCCCTCCCGCCGAAGAATCGAAAAATCAACAAACCGAATAA
- the queA gene encoding tRNA preQ1(34) S-adenosylmethionine ribosyltransferase-isomerase QueA: MKLSQFKFKLTEEQIAKYPAKNRDESRLMVVNRKTGTIEHCIFKEIINYFDEHDLFVFNDTRVFPALLYGNKEKTGAKIEVFLLRELNEEHRLWDVLVDPARKIRIGNKLYFGEDDSMVAEVIDNTTSRGRTLRFLFDGTHEEFKEALYKLGEPPLPRYINRPSEPEDFERYQTIFARNEGAVVAPAAGLHFSRELMKRMEIKGIDSAFLTLHSGLGNFREIDVEDLTKHKMDSEQMIVTPEMVEIVNHAKDEARHVCAVGTSVMRAIESTVSTDGHMKPYDGWTNKFIFPPYDFTVATSLVTNFHMPYSTMLMMVAAFGGYELVFEAYETALKEGYHFGAYGDAMLIL; encoded by the coding sequence ATGAAGTTATCGCAGTTCAAGTTCAAACTCACCGAAGAGCAGATTGCCAAGTATCCGGCCAAAAACCGCGACGAGTCGCGCCTCATGGTGGTCAATCGCAAAACCGGTACGATAGAGCATTGCATCTTCAAGGAGATTATCAACTATTTCGACGAACACGACCTTTTCGTCTTCAACGATACCCGCGTGTTTCCCGCCCTGCTCTATGGAAACAAGGAGAAAACCGGCGCCAAAATCGAGGTTTTCCTCCTGCGCGAGCTCAACGAAGAACATCGCCTGTGGGACGTGCTGGTAGACCCTGCCCGCAAAATCCGCATCGGCAACAAACTCTATTTCGGCGAGGACGACTCGATGGTGGCCGAGGTAATCGACAACACCACCTCGCGAGGTCGCACGCTGCGTTTCCTCTTCGACGGTACGCACGAAGAGTTCAAGGAGGCGCTCTACAAACTCGGTGAGCCGCCTCTTCCCCGTTACATCAACCGTCCCTCGGAACCCGAAGACTTTGAACGTTATCAGACCATCTTCGCCCGCAACGAAGGCGCCGTCGTGGCCCCTGCCGCCGGCCTCCATTTCAGCCGCGAATTGATGAAACGCATGGAGATAAAGGGCATCGACTCGGCGTTCCTCACCCTCCATTCGGGACTCGGCAACTTCCGCGAAATCGATGTCGAGGACCTTACCAAGCACAAGATGGACTCGGAACAGATGATTGTCACCCCCGAGATGGTGGAGATTGTCAACCATGCCAAGGACGAGGCACGCCATGTGTGCGCCGTGGGTACCTCGGTGATGCGAGCCATCGAGAGCACCGTCAGCACCGACGGTCACATGAAACCGTATGACGGCTGGACCAACAAGTTTATTTTCCCGCCTTACGACTTCACCGTTGCCACCAGTCTCGTCACCAATTTCCACATGCCCTATTCGACCATGCTCATGATGGTGGCCGCCTTCGGCGGATATGAACTGGTCTTTGAGGCGTACGAGACGGCCCTCAAAGAGGGGTATCATTTCGGCGCGTACGGCGACGCCATGCTCATTCTCTGA
- the folK gene encoding 2-amino-4-hydroxy-6-hydroxymethyldihydropteridine diphosphokinase, protein MATAYLSLGSNLGDRLRLIQEAVAALTVEAGPVTALSSLYETEPWGFSSPHRFLNVALALETTLSPEILLAVTQRIERDLGRTHKSVDGRYADRTIDIDLLFVGDAVLDTPALTLPHPRLHLRRFVLEPLCEIAPALLHPLLRKSVSQLLAEL, encoded by the coding sequence ATGGCCACCGCCTACCTGTCGCTCGGCTCCAATCTCGGCGACCGCCTCCGGCTCATACAGGAGGCGGTCGCCGCTCTTACGGTCGAGGCCGGCCCCGTGACGGCTCTCTCGTCGCTTTACGAGACCGAGCCGTGGGGATTCTCCTCGCCGCATCGTTTTCTCAACGTGGCTCTCGCTCTCGAAACCACCCTCTCTCCCGAAATCCTGCTTGCCGTGACGCAGCGCATCGAGCGCGACCTGGGTCGCACGCACAAAAGTGTCGACGGCCGGTATGCCGACCGCACCATCGACATCGACCTGCTTTTTGTGGGCGATGCCGTGCTCGACACGCCGGCTCTCACCCTGCCGCACCCCCGGCTCCATCTGCGGCGGTTTGTCCTCGAACCCCTTTGCGAAATTGCCCCGGCGTTGCTTCACCCCCTGTTGCGGAAGAGTGTGTCGCAGCTCCTCGCGGAGCTCTGA
- the miaB gene encoding tRNA (N6-isopentenyl adenosine(37)-C2)-methylthiotransferase MiaB, whose protein sequence is MNEKKLFIETYGCQMNMADSEVVASIMKMAGYALCDNIEEADAIFVNTCSIRDNAEQRVVSRLQYFNSLRRKNRRLIVGVLGCMAERVKESLLSEHHADLVVGPDAYLDLPHLVASVENGEKAINVELSTTETYKQVIPTRIGANRISGFISIMRGCNNFCSYCIVPYTRGRERSREPESILQELQELRRQGFKEATLLGQNVNSYHFTEADGRVINFPALLAIVAEAAPDMRIRFTTSHPKDMSDETLRTIARYPNLCRHIHLPVQSGNNRILALMNRKYTREWYLDRIAAIRRILPDCGISSDLFAGFHSESEAEFEETLSLMREVGFDSSFLFKYSERPGTYAARNLPDDVPEEVKIERLQRMIDLQNDLSLESNRRDIGRTFEVLVEGFSRRSREQLCGRTQQNKMVVFPRTEDVKAGDLVPVRITEASSATLLGEVVA, encoded by the coding sequence ATGAACGAAAAAAAACTCTTTATCGAGACATACGGTTGCCAAATGAACATGGCCGACAGCGAAGTGGTCGCCTCCATCATGAAGATGGCCGGTTATGCCTTGTGCGACAACATCGAAGAGGCCGACGCCATTTTTGTAAACACCTGCTCGATACGCGACAATGCCGAGCAACGGGTTGTCTCCCGCCTGCAATATTTCAACTCGCTGCGCCGCAAAAACCGGCGCCTCATCGTGGGCGTGCTCGGCTGCATGGCCGAACGGGTGAAAGAGTCGCTCCTGAGCGAACACCACGCCGACCTCGTCGTAGGCCCCGACGCCTACCTCGACCTGCCCCACCTGGTGGCCTCGGTCGAGAACGGCGAGAAAGCCATCAACGTGGAACTCTCGACCACCGAAACCTACAAGCAGGTGATTCCCACCCGCATCGGTGCCAACCGCATATCGGGCTTCATCTCCATCATGCGGGGCTGCAACAACTTCTGTTCCTACTGCATCGTGCCCTACACCCGCGGCCGCGAACGCAGCCGTGAGCCCGAAAGCATCTTGCAGGAGTTGCAAGAACTGCGCCGCCAAGGCTTCAAGGAGGCCACCCTGCTGGGACAGAACGTCAACTCCTACCACTTCACCGAGGCCGACGGCCGCGTCATCAACTTCCCCGCCCTGCTCGCCATCGTGGCCGAAGCGGCTCCCGACATGCGCATACGCTTCACCACCTCGCACCCCAAAGACATGAGCGACGAGACCCTGCGCACCATCGCCCGGTATCCCAACCTGTGCCGCCACATACACCTGCCGGTGCAGTCGGGCAACAACCGCATTCTCGCCCTGATGAACCGCAAATACACGCGCGAATGGTACCTCGACCGCATTGCCGCCATACGCCGCATACTGCCCGACTGCGGCATTTCGAGCGACCTCTTTGCCGGCTTCCACTCCGAGAGCGAAGCGGAGTTTGAAGAGACCCTCTCGCTCATGCGCGAAGTGGGATTCGACAGCTCGTTCCTCTTCAAATACTCCGAACGCCCCGGCACCTACGCCGCCCGCAACCTGCCCGACGACGTGCCCGAAGAGGTGAAGATAGAGCGCCTGCAACGCATGATCGACCTGCAAAACGACCTCTCGCTCGAAAGCAACCGTCGCGACATAGGCCGCACCTTCGAGGTGCTCGTCGAGGGTTTCTCGCGCCGCTCCCGCGAACAGCTGTGCGGCCGCACGCAACAAAACAAGATGGTGGTCTTCCCCCGCACCGAAGACGTCAAGGCCGGCGACCTCGTGCCCGTGCGCATCACCGAAGCCTCCTCGGCCACCCTCCTCGGTGAAGTGGTGGCCTGA